One Clostridium sp. CM027 genomic window carries:
- a CDS encoding FAD-dependent oxidoreductase has product MYTAEMRGLIKKVEATRSQRLGVQFPRMSPQEKEDILKENYPDYRDNEFKNLSLGPNKGSKVPLELADIIEAKSRLQDLDMDLTKVNYDVDVLIIGGGGAGASAALEAHKKGANVLITTKLRFGDANTMMAEGGIQAADKPEDSPAKHYMDVMGGGHFTNKKELVNALVKDAPGAIKWLNDLGVMFDKEEDGTMVTTHGGGTSRKRMHAAADYSGAEIMRVLRDEVINKGIEVVEFSPAVEILLDKDGKAAGAVLFNLETEEYLIARAKTVIITTGGAGRLHYQGFPTSNHYGATADGLVLGYRAGAELVFADAVQYHPTGVAYPSQIFGALVTEKVRSLGATPLNIHGEQFTYHLETRDVETSAIIRECHVRNNGIETPLGVKGVWLDTPLIEIINGEGTIEKRLPAMLRMYQKFGIDMRKEPILVYPTLHYQNGGLLIDENGQTKVENLYVAGEASGGIHGRNRLMGNSLLDIIVFGRRTGFHAGEKCKVVKVKELSLDHVKEYHKSLEENGVNTDKISPVLLPHYTHGRENDK; this is encoded by the coding sequence ATGTATACAGCAGAAATGAGGGGGCTAATAAAGAAGGTAGAGGCCACCCGTTCCCAAAGATTGGGAGTTCAGTTTCCGAGAATGAGTCCCCAAGAAAAAGAAGATATATTAAAGGAAAATTATCCTGATTATAGAGATAATGAATTCAAAAATCTAAGTTTAGGGCCAAACAAAGGATCAAAGGTTCCCCTAGAGTTGGCGGATATTATTGAAGCTAAAAGTAGACTTCAAGATCTGGACATGGATTTAACTAAAGTAAACTATGACGTGGATGTGTTGATAATAGGTGGGGGAGGAGCTGGAGCATCGGCAGCCCTAGAGGCTCACAAAAAAGGCGCCAATGTATTGATTACCACAAAATTACGTTTCGGTGACGCTAATACGATGATGGCCGAAGGGGGGATCCAGGCTGCTGATAAGCCAGAAGATTCTCCTGCGAAACACTACATGGATGTAATGGGTGGCGGACACTTTACTAACAAAAAAGAACTTGTTAATGCCCTTGTAAAGGATGCTCCGGGAGCAATCAAATGGTTAAATGACCTTGGGGTAATGTTTGATAAAGAAGAGGATGGCACAATGGTTACTACCCACGGAGGTGGAACCTCGAGAAAGAGGATGCACGCCGCTGCCGACTATTCGGGAGCTGAGATCATGCGTGTGCTTAGGGATGAAGTGATTAACAAAGGGATTGAAGTGGTGGAATTTTCACCTGCTGTGGAGATCCTATTAGACAAGGATGGTAAAGCTGCTGGAGCCGTATTATTCAATCTTGAAACAGAGGAATATTTAATCGCAAGGGCTAAAACAGTTATTATAACCACGGGAGGTGCTGGAAGACTTCACTATCAGGGTTTTCCAACATCAAATCATTATGGTGCAACAGCGGATGGACTTGTTTTGGGATACAGAGCCGGAGCAGAACTTGTCTTCGCAGATGCTGTGCAGTATCACCCTACTGGGGTAGCATACCCTTCTCAAATTTTTGGGGCACTTGTTACGGAGAAGGTCCGTAGTTTAGGGGCAACACCTCTAAATATCCATGGTGAGCAATTTACTTATCATCTTGAAACAAGAGATGTGGAAACATCTGCAATCATTAGAGAATGTCATGTAAGAAATAATGGTATTGAGACACCTTTAGGGGTAAAGGGTGTATGGTTGGATACTCCTTTAATCGAAATCATCAATGGGGAAGGAACGATTGAGAAAAGACTTCCTGCCATGCTGAGGATGTATCAAAAATTTGGTATTGATATGAGAAAAGAGCCAATTCTCGTATATCCTACCCTTCATTACCAAAACGGAGGACTTTTAATTGATGAAAACGGTCAAACCAAGGTAGAAAACCTTTATGTGGCAGGAGAAGCTTCAGGAGGGATACACGGTAGAAACAGATTGATGGGTAATTCACTATTAGATATTATTGTTTTCGGACGTAGGACAGGGTTCCATGCAGGTGAAAAGTGCAAAGTGGTTAAAGTAAAAGAACTGAGCCTTGACCATGTTAAAGAATACCACAAAAGCCTTGAGGAAAACGGTGTGAATACAGACAAGATTTCTCCTGTACTACTGCCCCATTATACCCATGGAAGAGAAAATGATAAATAA
- a CDS encoding NADP-dependent malic enzyme codes for MNIKEEAMKLHRQWRGKIEVISAVPVKTKEDLSIAYTPGVAEPCLEISKNIDLSYELTRRWNLVGVITDGTAVLGLGDIGPEAAMPVMEGKCVLFKAFGDVDAFPLCLKTKDVDEIVRTVSLLQGSFGGINLEDISGPRCFEIERKLKEVCDIPIFHDDQHGTAIVVASGVINALKLVKKNMQDVKVVVNGSGAAGIACAKLLMSMGAKNVILCDRKGAIYEGRENLGGEKTLMATITNKEKVRGTLKEVIVGADVFIGVSDANQVSQDMVKTMAKDSILFAMANPVPEILPSLAKEAGARVVGTGRSDFPNQINNLLAFPGIFRGTLDVRASDINNEMKIAAANALAELVSDEDLNEDYVIPLPFDPRVAKAVAEAVMEAARKSGVARI; via the coding sequence ATGAATATTAAAGAAGAAGCAATGAAATTACATAGACAATGGAGAGGTAAAATTGAGGTGATTTCTGCAGTGCCAGTAAAAACTAAGGAAGATCTTTCAATAGCTTATACACCGGGGGTTGCAGAGCCTTGTCTTGAAATTTCAAAAAATATAGATTTATCATATGAGCTTACAAGAAGATGGAACCTTGTAGGCGTTATAACAGATGGTACTGCCGTTTTAGGTTTAGGTGATATAGGACCAGAGGCTGCAATGCCAGTAATGGAAGGTAAATGTGTACTATTCAAAGCATTTGGAGATGTTGATGCTTTTCCTTTATGTCTAAAAACTAAAGATGTTGATGAAATTGTAAGAACGGTTAGTTTACTTCAAGGTAGTTTTGGTGGTATTAATTTAGAGGATATAAGTGGACCTAGATGTTTTGAAATCGAAAGGAAACTAAAAGAAGTATGTGATATCCCAATTTTCCACGATGATCAACATGGAACAGCTATTGTTGTTGCTTCTGGTGTAATTAATGCTCTAAAATTAGTAAAGAAGAATATGCAGGATGTTAAAGTTGTAGTAAACGGTTCAGGAGCTGCAGGTATTGCTTGTGCAAAATTATTAATGAGTATGGGAGCAAAAAATGTTATTCTTTGTGATAGAAAAGGTGCCATCTATGAAGGAAGAGAAAATTTAGGTGGAGAAAAAACTTTGATGGCAACGATTACAAATAAAGAAAAAGTACGTGGTACATTAAAGGAAGTTATTGTTGGAGCGGACGTGTTCATAGGAGTATCGGATGCTAACCAAGTAAGCCAAGATATGGTAAAGACTATGGCGAAAGATTCTATACTATTTGCTATGGCTAATCCAGTACCTGAAATTTTACCATCTTTAGCAAAAGAAGCCGGTGCAAGAGTTGTTGGTACTGGAAGATCAGATTTTCCAAATCAAATAAACAACCTATTAGCATTCCCAGGAATATTTAGAGGTACATTAGATGTTAGAGCAAGTGATATCAATAATGAGATGAAGATTGCCGCAGCAAATGCTTTAGCGGAGCTTGTGAGTGATGAAGATTTAAATGAAGACTATGTTATTCCACTACCATTTGATCCAAGAGTTGCAAAAGCCGTAGCTGAAGCTGTTATGGAAGCTGCTAGAAAATCTGGAGTAGCTAGAATATAA